Proteins encoded together in one Pseudomonadota bacterium window:
- the purQ gene encoding phosphoribosylformylglycinamidine synthase subunit PurQ translates to MKTAVIRFPGSNCDRDMQVALRKLTGKEPRIIWHSETTINDDVDLIAIPGGFSYGDYLRSGAMAARSPIMAAIVRAAERGTGIIGICNGFQILTEARLLPGALVRNSGIDFVCRDVTLHASPNASPMLSGLNSDTGYTIPVAHHDGNYFADAETLTMLESEGRIAFRYADNPNGSVADIAGVANVRGNVLGMMPHPERAVDPQCGNTDGAALLRSMLSMALVEA, encoded by the coding sequence GTGAAAACTGCAGTCATCCGCTTCCCCGGTTCCAATTGTGATCGTGACATGCAGGTAGCGCTGCGCAAGCTGACCGGGAAGGAACCCCGCATCATCTGGCACAGCGAAACCACCATTAACGACGATGTGGATCTCATCGCCATCCCGGGCGGCTTTTCCTATGGTGACTATCTGCGCTCGGGCGCGATGGCGGCGCGATCACCGATCATGGCCGCGATTGTGCGGGCAGCTGAACGCGGCACCGGCATTATCGGCATCTGCAACGGCTTCCAGATCCTCACCGAAGCGCGGCTGCTGCCGGGTGCGCTGGTGCGCAATAGCGGCATTGATTTTGTCTGCCGCGATGTAACGCTGCACGCCAGCCCAAACGCCTCACCGATGCTCTCCGGGCTAAACAGTGATACCGGCTACACTATCCCGGTGGCGCATCATGACGGCAACTATTTCGCCGACGCCGAAACCCTCACCATGCTGGAGTCCGAAGGCCGAATCGCCTTTCGCTATGCCGACAATCCCAATGGATCGGTGGCCGATATCGCCGGAGTTGCCAATGTCCGCGGCAATGTCCTCGGCATGATGCCGCACCCGGAGCGCGCCGTCGATCCGCAATGCGGCAATACCGACGGCGCAGCGTTGTTGCGCTCGATGCTGTCGATGGCACTGGTCGAGGCGTGA
- the purC gene encoding phosphoribosylaminoimidazolesuccinocarboxamide synthase: MSRRRQIYEGKAKILYEGPEPGTIIQYFKDDATAYNAQKKGTINGKGVINNRISEYVFTRLAHIGIPTHFIRRLNMREQLVRQVEIVPIEVIVRNVAAGSICSRLGLEEGQPLPHTLIEYCYKDDTLGDPLIAEEHIACFGWASLEEMQDISSMAIRINDFMSGMFAGIGIRLIDFKLEFGRLFDGDFSRIILADEISPDGCRLWDLATNEKLDKDRFRRDLGGEVEAYQEVARRLGLLQETSDNEVLDFDTHRKKRGK; encoded by the coding sequence ATGTCACGCCGCCGCCAGATTTACGAAGGCAAAGCCAAGATCCTTTACGAAGGCCCCGAACCGGGGACCATCATCCAGTATTTCAAGGATGATGCCACCGCCTATAACGCCCAGAAGAAGGGCACGATTAACGGCAAGGGCGTGATCAACAACCGCATCAGCGAATATGTCTTTACCCGACTGGCGCATATCGGCATACCGACGCACTTTATCCGCCGGCTCAATATGCGTGAGCAGCTGGTGCGTCAGGTCGAGATTGTGCCGATCGAGGTGATTGTCCGGAACGTTGCCGCAGGGTCGATCTGCAGCCGGCTTGGCCTGGAAGAAGGCCAGCCGCTGCCGCATACGCTGATCGAATATTGCTATAAGGATGACACACTTGGTGACCCGCTGATCGCCGAAGAGCATATCGCCTGTTTCGGGTGGGCGAGCCTCGAGGAAATGCAGGACATTTCTTCGATGGCGATCCGTATCAATGACTTTATGAGCGGCATGTTTGCCGGCATCGGTATCCGACTGATCGACTTCAAGCTGGAATTCGGGCGGCTTTTCGATGGCGATTTCTCGCGCATTATCCTCGCCGACGAGATCAGCCCCGACGGTTGCCGGCTCTGGGATCTCGCGACCAATGAGAAGCTCGACAAGGACCGTTTCCGGCGCGATCTTGGCGGTGAGGTGGAAGCCTATCAGGAAGTCGCGCGGCGGCTCGGCCTGTTGCAGGAAACCAGCGATAATGAGGTGCTGGATTTCGACACCCACCGCAAGAAACGCGGGAAATAA
- a CDS encoding EAL domain-containing protein — translation MTDILELPGDTKTLPLVGILGLSKPEGFDWDRIRMIQYERFAHFGVMRLIANVIGVVLVFQLYRGTVPVSLLAGWGIFTIACILANRLVARAKVSEGNAQQFHVSRSATNNIALGSAISGLCWSCPIIVFSQYGSISQHAAAWTVVAALMVGSARVLAAMPLGAVLFTSLVGMASTASFMLTGQYVMASAAICLCMLLIASSLETARDYLSYRLSEHGLNEKTQVVSLLLREFEESGADWLWQVDPSRRVTHVSPRFAYALGSSVKDVEGKSFIQLISGASWETGKFHSSLHDLTEKLKRRESFSNLMVRVHIGDEVRWWELSASPKLDDNGVFLGFRGVGSDVTEQRESAEQIAYMARYDTLTGLPNRLHITEATSKAMQDGEKWRRRSAFLMIDLDRFKAVNDTLGHLIGDRLLAQVSQRLGSLMSDNELCGRLGGDEFAVLVKEVPDSSYIQNLSQRIIDALCKPYEVDQHTVFIGASIGSAIAPRDGRTVEMLIRNADLALYRSKDEGGNKHHGYEPKLHMHAEERRIMEIALRKALPNNEFSLNFQPIVRAQSEEISGFEVLLRWKNPELGHVSPAKFIPLAEDARLIVPIGRWVLENACREAMNWPEHTKLSVNVSAEQLSDPNFIQILMKALSSSGLPPQRLDVEVTESIFLHEGTMAVDVLDQILSLGAGLSLDDFGTGYSSLGYLRKTRFTNIKIDRSFVQGAARDVPESLAIVRAVVAMADSLGMSTTAEGVEDEQEARKITDLGCKKIQGYYYGRPMTALEAKNLFDVRRRKSA, via the coding sequence GTGACTGATATTCTCGAACTTCCTGGCGATACGAAAACGCTGCCGCTTGTCGGTATATTGGGCCTGTCAAAACCAGAGGGTTTTGACTGGGATCGTATTCGCATGATCCAATATGAGCGCTTTGCCCATTTTGGCGTCATGCGCCTGATCGCCAATGTCATCGGTGTGGTGCTGGTGTTCCAGCTCTATCGGGGCACAGTGCCGGTTTCGCTGCTGGCGGGCTGGGGCATATTCACCATTGCCTGCATATTGGCCAACCGGCTTGTTGCTCGCGCCAAAGTGTCGGAAGGCAATGCGCAGCAATTCCATGTCAGCCGTTCGGCAACCAACAACATCGCGCTGGGTTCGGCAATATCGGGCCTGTGCTGGAGCTGCCCGATCATTGTGTTTAGTCAATATGGTTCGATCAGCCAGCACGCTGCGGCATGGACCGTGGTAGCGGCTTTGATGGTCGGTTCTGCCCGGGTGCTAGCGGCAATGCCGCTTGGTGCCGTATTGTTCACCTCGCTGGTCGGCATGGCCAGCACAGCATCGTTCATGCTTACTGGGCAATATGTCATGGCCTCGGCGGCGATCTGCCTGTGTATGCTGCTGATTGCGTCGAGCCTTGAGACCGCGCGTGATTATCTCAGCTATCGTCTGTCGGAGCATGGCCTGAACGAGAAAACGCAGGTGGTGAGCCTGTTGTTGCGCGAGTTTGAGGAAAGTGGCGCGGACTGGCTGTGGCAGGTCGATCCGTCGCGCCGGGTCACTCATGTCAGTCCGCGCTTTGCCTATGCGCTGGGCAGCAGCGTAAAGGATGTCGAGGGCAAGTCGTTTATCCAGCTTATTTCCGGTGCATCCTGGGAGACGGGCAAATTCCATTCAAGCCTGCATGATCTGACCGAAAAGCTGAAACGTCGCGAAAGCTTCAGCAATCTGATGGTGCGGGTGCATATCGGCGACGAGGTGCGCTGGTGGGAATTGTCGGCCTCGCCCAAACTCGATGACAACGGCGTCTTCCTGGGTTTCCGGGGGGTCGGCTCGGACGTTACCGAACAGCGCGAATCAGCAGAGCAGATCGCCTATATGGCGCGCTATGACACGCTGACCGGCTTGCCAAACCGGCTGCACATTACCGAAGCAACCAGCAAGGCGATGCAGGACGGAGAGAAATGGCGTCGTCGTTCGGCGTTCCTGATGATCGACCTTGATCGCTTCAAAGCGGTCAATGATACGCTTGGCCATCTAATCGGTGACCGTCTGCTGGCCCAGGTGTCGCAGCGACTGGGCAGCCTGATGAGCGACAATGAGCTGTGCGGCCGGCTTGGTGGCGATGAATTTGCGGTGCTGGTCAAGGAAGTGCCCGATTCGTCCTATATTCAGAACCTGTCGCAGAGAATCATCGATGCGCTGTGCAAGCCCTATGAGGTGGACCAGCATACGGTCTTTATCGGTGCCAGTATCGGCTCTGCGATAGCACCGCGCGATGGGCGCACCGTCGAGATGCTGATCCGCAATGCCGATCTGGCGCTGTATCGCTCGAAAGATGAGGGCGGAAACAAGCATCATGGTTATGAGCCGAAGCTGCATATGCATGCCGAAGAACGCCGCATCATGGAAATTGCCTTGCGCAAGGCATTGCCCAATAACGAATTCAGCCTGAACTTCCAGCCGATTGTGCGCGCACAATCAGAAGAAATCTCCGGCTTTGAGGTGCTGTTGCGCTGGAAAAACCCAGAACTGGGCCACGTCTCACCGGCGAAATTCATCCCGCTGGCAGAGGATGCGCGCCTGATCGTGCCAATCGGTCGCTGGGTGCTGGAAAATGCCTGCAGGGAAGCGATGAACTGGCCGGAACACACCAAATTGTCGGTCAATGTCTCTGCCGAACAGCTCAGCGACCCGAATTTCATCCAGATTCTGATGAAGGCGCTGTCTAGCTCCGGCCTTCCGCCGCAGCGGCTCGATGTCGAGGTTACCGAGAGCATCTTCCTGCATGAAGGCACCATGGCCGTTGATGTGCTCGATCAGATATTGTCACTCGGTGCGGGACTGTCGCTTGATGATTTCGGGACCGGCTATTCCTCGCTCGGCTATCTGCGCAAGACCCGCTTTACCAATATCAAGATCGACCGCAGCTTCGTGCAGGGCGCAGCGCGTGATGTGCCGGAAAGCCTCGCCATTGTCCGTGCGGTTGTGGCCATGGCGGACAGCCTTGGCATGTCGACCACTGCAGAAGGGGTCGAGGACGAGCAGGAAGCGCGCAAGATCACCGATCTGGGCTGCAAGAAAATACAGGGTTATTATTATGGTCGGCCGATGACCGCGCTTGAGGCAAAAAACCTGTTTGATGTGCGTCGTCGCAAATCCGCCTGA
- the parC gene encoding DNA topoisomerase IV subunit A, with amino-acid sequence MSSTDNPGKGAPETNPIPTSFNEALSERYLVYALSTITARSLPDLRDGLKPVHRRLLWAMRQLKLDPASGYKKCARVVGDVVGKYHPHGDQAVYDAMVRLAQDFALRYPLVDGQGNFGNIDGDNAAAYRYTEARLTPTAIRLMDGLNAGTVDFIPTYNGEDEEPEILPGYFPNLLANGASGIAVGMATSIPSHNVSEIVDAALLVLENRKVEHEQLMEVFHGPDFPTGGILPDSRESISEVYRTGRGSMRVRAGWHKEDLGRGQWVAVVSEIPYQVAKSKLIEQIATLILDKKLPILADVRDESDEQLRIVLEPKSRTVDPEVLMDSLFRLTDLENRFSLNMNVLDAERTPSVMGLGELLGHWLDHLFIVLQRRSAYRLGKINDRLELLSGYIIAFLNLDRVIEIIRTEDEPRPVMMEEFDLSERQAEAILNMRLRSLRKLEEMELRKEGDALEKERDDLEKLLNSKQRQTTRIRKDLVALQKEYGIDTELGKRRTSLEEAAPAREIPLEAMIEREPVTVILSNRGWIKAMKGHADLSQKEITKFKEGDGPAFSLHAQSTDRLLLVSDDGRFFTLGADKLPGARGFGEPVRSMLDIDTDARIMQLLVAGESGHVLLAANNGRGFQAKIAELTSETRKGRQVVNLKGDSRVAVVRAIPADADSVAVIGDNRKLVIFALADLPTMARGQGVQLQRYKQGGLSDAVAFNFKEGLSWTMGGDTGRRRNEKEISLWKVARGAAGRLPPTGFPRNNRFDD; translated from the coding sequence ATGAGCAGTACCGATAATCCGGGCAAGGGCGCGCCGGAGACCAATCCGATACCGACATCGTTCAACGAAGCACTGTCCGAGCGCTATCTGGTCTATGCGTTGTCGACCATCACTGCGCGGTCTCTGCCCGATCTGCGCGATGGTCTGAAACCGGTGCATCGTCGGCTGTTATGGGCGATGCGCCAGCTCAAGCTCGACCCCGCCAGCGGTTACAAGAAATGTGCCCGTGTCGTCGGCGATGTCGTCGGTAAATATCACCCGCATGGCGACCAGGCGGTCTATGATGCGATGGTGCGCCTGGCACAGGATTTCGCGTTGCGCTATCCGCTGGTCGACGGGCAGGGCAATTTCGGCAATATCGACGGGGATAACGCCGCAGCCTATCGCTACACCGAAGCGCGGCTGACGCCGACTGCCATCCGGCTGATGGATGGCCTCAATGCCGGCACGGTCGACTTCATCCCCACCTATAATGGCGAAGATGAAGAGCCGGAAATTCTGCCCGGCTATTTCCCCAATTTGCTGGCCAATGGTGCCAGCGGCATTGCTGTTGGTATGGCGACCTCAATCCCGTCGCACAATGTTTCCGAGATTGTCGATGCGGCGCTGCTGGTGCTGGAAAACCGCAAGGTCGAACATGAGCAGCTGATGGAAGTCTTTCACGGGCCTGACTTCCCGACCGGTGGCATATTGCCCGACAGCAGGGAGAGTATCTCCGAGGTCTATCGCACCGGGCGCGGTTCCATGCGGGTACGGGCGGGATGGCACAAGGAAGATCTGGGTCGCGGGCAATGGGTCGCCGTGGTCAGCGAAATTCCCTATCAAGTCGCCAAGTCGAAGCTGATCGAGCAGATTGCGACCCTGATTCTCGACAAGAAACTGCCGATTCTCGCCGATGTGCGCGACGAGTCTGATGAGCAGCTGCGTATCGTGCTCGAGCCGAAAAGCCGGACGGTCGATCCCGAAGTGCTGATGGACAGCCTGTTCCGCCTCACTGATCTGGAAAACCGCTTTTCGCTCAACATGAACGTGCTTGATGCCGAGCGTACGCCCTCGGTGATGGGGCTGGGCGAGCTGCTTGGCCATTGGCTCGACCATCTGTTCATCGTGCTGCAGCGGCGCAGCGCGTATCGCCTTGGCAAGATCAACGACCGGCTCGAGCTGCTCAGCGGTTATATTATCGCCTTTCTCAATCTCGACCGGGTGATCGAAATCATCCGCACCGAGGATGAGCCGCGTCCGGTGATGATGGAGGAGTTCGACCTCAGCGAGCGCCAGGCCGAGGCGATCCTCAACATGCGATTGCGTAGTTTGCGCAAACTCGAAGAAATGGAGCTGCGCAAGGAAGGCGATGCGCTGGAGAAAGAGCGCGATGATCTGGAGAAGCTGCTGAACAGCAAGCAGCGGCAGACAACACGCATCCGTAAGGACCTGGTGGCGCTGCAGAAAGAGTACGGGATCGACACAGAGCTCGGCAAGCGCCGTACCAGCCTGGAAGAAGCGGCGCCGGCACGCGAGATTCCGCTCGAAGCGATGATCGAGCGCGAGCCGGTTACGGTGATCCTGTCCAATCGTGGCTGGATCAAGGCGATGAAGGGCCATGCCGATCTGTCGCAAAAGGAGATTACCAAGTTCAAGGAAGGCGATGGCCCGGCATTCTCGCTGCATGCGCAATCGACCGACCGGCTGCTTTTGGTGAGCGATGATGGCCGCTTTTTCACCCTGGGGGCCGACAAACTGCCCGGTGCGCGCGGTTTTGGCGAACCGGTGCGTTCCATGCTCGATATCGATACGGATGCGCGCATCATGCAGCTGCTGGTCGCAGGCGAGAGTGGACATGTGTTGCTCGCCGCAAATAATGGTCGCGGTTTTCAGGCAAAGATAGCCGAGCTGACTTCCGAGACACGCAAGGGTCGCCAGGTTGTTAACCTCAAGGGCGATAGCCGTGTCGCTGTGGTTCGCGCCATTCCGGCCGATGCCGATAGCGTTGCGGTAATCGGCGACAATCGCAAGCTGGTGATCTTCGCGCTTGCCGACTTGCCGACTATGGCGCGCGGGCAGGGGGTACAGCTTCAGCGCTACAAACAGGGTGGCCTGTCCGATGCCGTTGCGTTCAATTTCAAGGAAGGCCTGAGCTGGACCATGGGTGGTGATACCGGGCGACGGCGCAACGAAAAGGAAATCAGCCTGTGGAAAGTAGCCCGGGGTGCCGCCGGGAGGCTGCCGCCGACGGGTTTTCCGCGGAACAACCGCTTCGATGATTAG
- a CDS encoding insulinase family protein, which yields MRQHHGARSFLAWLLVALLLSSSAWPAAAQSDESAATTDPAADAVATAWGFDNSTLAPDPTIRFGVLPNGMRYAIRQNDKPEETAVLELVFDIGSLNEMDDERGIAHFVEHMAFNGTTNVPEGEMVKILERFGLAFGADTNAYTSFDRTGYTLGLPNVSEELIDTALFLLRETASEITFAPGAVERERGVVLSEMRTRDSYTLRNFVEQTDFFLPDTRIAQRLPIGTEESIRTVSADQLKRFYLRHYRPENATLVIVGNIDVDMIERKVIQGFGNWEAQTALPQDQQADIIDFDRTGAAHDFVNPAISESATLVAYAPYRKKPDNLDNRRKALLRSMGYRIIARRIGRMVRAGNTPLLSARFDSGDVFKLTHETQLQVQTRDGELAEGVAVAEKLVRQALVHGFTDQEVAEQIAGYRNALENAVRSSSTRRNAGLANLIIDGLFAHRVVTTPASRLARFEAAEPNISSETILAAMREDIVPLSDPLIHITTKGDIAGGAESIRTAWLGSQEVAVLPIKEKTSGQFAYTDFGQQGAIIEDQYIDDLGIRTIRFANNVRLNIKPTDFEEDRVRISLRIDGGELLNSLDNPYATTLMRIYGDAGLEAHSVDDLLSILAGRSVSLRFSAGSDYFGSYVATTPQDLLIQLQILAAYVQAPGYRTEALERYRRSFDNYYARLAATPEAALGSYIGGIISDDDPRFSLAPQEALEKLDFAALKNAIGESLERASLEIGIVGDVDEQAVIEAVASTFGALPEREKAARDYGAQIQRRFTNERATRYIAHDGEQEQAILRYYWPTDDNSDYATEVRLLLLSEILQLRLTDRVREELGASYSPGASSFMSSIYDGYGYMTVGSNVDFADRETVKQAIAGIVESLITDPASEDELLRAKRPIEERLKQRATSNRSWMAIVDQAQTDPDALARYRSLPDMIASVSAEQLQQEAVKWLSLPPLVVEVVHRSEYAALNGDNDIAGAGGGQSALGAITADNAENE from the coding sequence ATGCGCCAGCATCACGGCGCACGATCTTTTCTGGCATGGCTGCTCGTGGCATTGTTGCTGTCGTCATCGGCATGGCCGGCAGCGGCGCAATCGGACGAGAGTGCCGCAACGACAGACCCTGCCGCTGATGCGGTAGCTACCGCATGGGGCTTCGACAACAGCACTCTTGCTCCAGACCCCACGATCCGCTTCGGCGTACTGCCCAATGGTATGCGCTATGCGATCCGGCAGAATGACAAGCCCGAAGAGACGGCAGTGCTTGAGCTGGTTTTCGATATCGGCTCGCTCAACGAAATGGATGATGAGCGCGGCATTGCCCATTTTGTCGAACATATGGCGTTCAACGGCACCACCAATGTTCCCGAAGGCGAGATGGTCAAGATACTCGAGCGCTTCGGCCTTGCTTTCGGTGCCGATACCAATGCCTATACCAGTTTCGACCGTACTGGATATACGTTGGGCCTGCCCAATGTCTCGGAAGAACTGATCGATACCGCGCTGTTCCTGCTGCGCGAAACTGCAAGCGAAATCACCTTTGCTCCCGGGGCTGTCGAACGCGAGCGCGGGGTTGTCCTTTCGGAGATGCGCACAAGGGATAGCTATACCTTGCGGAATTTTGTTGAGCAGACCGATTTTTTCCTGCCTGATACGCGCATTGCCCAGCGACTGCCAATCGGCACCGAAGAGAGTATTCGCACCGTCTCGGCAGACCAGCTGAAACGCTTTTACCTGCGGCACTATCGGCCTGAAAATGCGACGCTGGTCATCGTTGGCAACATCGATGTCGATATGATCGAACGCAAGGTCATACAGGGCTTCGGTAACTGGGAGGCCCAGACGGCCCTGCCCCAGGATCAGCAGGCCGACATTATCGATTTTGATCGCACCGGCGCAGCGCATGATTTTGTCAATCCGGCAATCAGCGAAAGCGCCACGCTGGTGGCTTATGCTCCCTATCGCAAAAAGCCGGACAATCTCGATAACCGGCGCAAGGCACTGCTGCGCAGCATGGGTTATCGCATCATCGCCCGCCGTATCGGGCGTATGGTCCGCGCCGGCAACACGCCGCTGCTATCGGCACGCTTCGATAGCGGCGATGTGTTCAAGCTGACGCATGAGACCCAATTGCAGGTGCAGACCCGCGACGGCGAACTGGCAGAGGGTGTTGCGGTAGCCGAGAAGCTTGTCCGCCAGGCACTGGTCCATGGCTTTACCGATCAGGAAGTTGCCGAACAGATTGCGGGTTATCGCAATGCGCTGGAAAATGCGGTGCGCAGCTCATCGACCCGGCGCAATGCAGGTCTTGCCAACCTGATCATCGACGGCCTTTTCGCGCACCGCGTAGTAACCACCCCGGCCTCGCGCCTTGCACGTTTTGAGGCCGCCGAACCGAATATCTCGTCGGAAACTATCCTCGCCGCGATGCGCGAGGATATCGTGCCGCTGTCCGACCCGCTGATCCATATTACCACCAAAGGGGATATTGCAGGCGGCGCGGAGAGTATAAGGACCGCCTGGCTCGGCAGCCAGGAAGTTGCGGTGCTACCGATAAAGGAAAAGACCAGCGGACAGTTTGCTTACACCGATTTCGGCCAGCAAGGCGCGATTATCGAAGATCAATACATTGACGACTTGGGAATCCGCACCATCCGCTTCGCCAACAATGTCCGCCTCAACATCAAGCCGACCGATTTCGAGGAGGACCGGGTCAGAATTTCACTGCGGATCGATGGTGGTGAATTGCTCAACAGCCTCGACAATCCTTATGCCACCACATTGATGCGCATATATGGCGACGCCGGACTGGAGGCACACAGTGTCGATGACCTGCTCAGCATATTGGCGGGTCGGTCGGTATCGCTGCGCTTTTCTGCCGGTAGCGACTATTTCGGCAGCTATGTCGCGACTACGCCGCAGGACCTGCTGATCCAGCTCCAGATACTCGCCGCCTATGTACAGGCGCCGGGCTACCGGACCGAAGCACTGGAACGCTATCGGCGCAGCTTCGACAATTATTATGCCCGGCTGGCCGCTACGCCCGAAGCCGCATTGGGCAGCTATATTGGCGGTATCATCTCGGACGATGACCCACGTTTCAGCCTGGCACCGCAGGAAGCGCTGGAGAAGCTGGATTTTGCCGCGCTGAAAAACGCCATCGGTGAGTCTCTCGAACGAGCCTCTCTGGAAATCGGAATTGTTGGTGATGTTGACGAACAAGCTGTAATTGAAGCGGTCGCCAGCACCTTTGGAGCACTGCCCGAACGCGAGAAGGCTGCGCGCGACTATGGCGCACAAATCCAGCGCCGTTTCACCAACGAGCGCGCGACGCGCTATATCGCCCATGATGGTGAGCAGGAACAGGCGATATTGCGCTATTACTGGCCGACCGATGACAATAGCGACTATGCCACCGAGGTCAGACTGTTGCTGCTCTCCGAAATCCTGCAATTGCGGCTAACCGACAGGGTAAGAGAGGAGCTCGGTGCCAGCTATTCACCTGGGGCGTCATCGTTCATGTCATCCATCTATGATGGCTATGGCTATATGACGGTCGGCAGCAATGTCGATTTTGCCGACCGCGAAACCGTGAAACAGGCAATTGCCGGGATCGTCGAGTCGCTGATCACAGACCCCGCGAGCGAAGACGAACTGCTGCGCGCGAAGCGGCCGATTGAGGAGCGCCTGAAACAGCGTGCCACCAGCAATCGATCATGGATGGCGATTGTCGATCAGGCACAGACCGATCCAGATGCGCTCGCACGCTACCGCAGCTTGCCTGACATGATCGCCAGCGTCAGTGCAGAACAGCTCCAGCAGGAGGCTGTAAAATGGCTTTCACTGCCGCCCCTTGTTGTCGAGGTGGTGCATCGCAGCGAATATGCCGCCCTCAATGGCGATAATGATATTGCTGGAGCCGGTGGCGGACAGTCAGCCCTTGGTGCGATAACCGCTGATAATGCCGAAAATGAATGA
- a CDS encoding GFA family protein, whose translation MAGGQTAAITVTGGCHCRRVRFSAVVEAEPEILLCNCSICRRTGYRHLIVPHRNFTLLSGEEVLRSYRFGTGAAEHLFCSHCGIKSFYQPRSHPDCWSLHFDCLDDVSLLQPKFRHFDGRNWEEAAAGL comes from the coding sequence ATGGCGGGCGGCCAAACCGCCGCGATCACTGTTACTGGCGGTTGTCATTGCCGCCGGGTGCGTTTCTCTGCAGTGGTTGAGGCGGAACCGGAAATCCTGTTGTGCAACTGTTCGATCTGCCGTCGCACAGGTTATCGCCACCTGATCGTGCCGCATCGCAATTTTACCCTGTTATCGGGGGAAGAAGTGCTGCGATCCTATCGCTTTGGCACCGGTGCGGCCGAGCATCTGTTCTGCAGCCATTGCGGGATAAAGAGCTTCTACCAGCCGCGCTCGCATCCCGATTGCTGGAGCCTGCATTTCGATTGTCTCGACGATGTGTCGCTGCTGCAGCCGAAATTCCGCCATTTTGACGGGCGAAACTGGGAGGAAGCCGCAGCCGGATTGTGA
- the purS gene encoding phosphoribosylformylglycinamidine synthase subunit PurS: protein MKVRVHVTLKPGVLDPQGRATHHTLENMGFSGINDIRCGRMIDLDVDPSVSDETIADMCRKLLANTVIENYEVVRLEQQEPAT from the coding sequence ATGAAAGTTCGTGTCCATGTCACGTTGAAGCCCGGTGTTCTTGATCCCCAGGGCCGTGCCACACACCATACGCTGGAAAATATGGGGTTCAGCGGCATCAACGACATACGCTGCGGCCGGATGATCGATCTCGACGTTGACCCTTCGGTCAGTGACGAGACAATCGCCGATATGTGCCGCAAGCTGCTGGCCAATACCGTCATCGAAAATTATGAGGTCGTGCGGCTGGAGCAGCAGGAGCCGGCAACGTGA